One Candidatus Nanosynbacter featherlites genomic region harbors:
- a CDS encoding PulJ/GspJ family protein has protein sequence MSHSKYQRGFTLVEMLVISPLVIIILAGIVGIVISLTTESMRTTARSQLQNEVQAVLDRMEEDVRTSLVINPDSSFALSTNNFVTNKNPLATDRRLVKKDCSVASAGLLLEEALSYNLEYSVSGSKLMRKVSMNACQTSPNTWQRPKTETVMSSNSATDLQIDYINISSSEPSAVRIKLTAKRQVAGSEISYTGIMYARSLNAQ, from the coding sequence ATGTCTCACAGTAAGTATCAGCGCGGGTTTACGCTGGTGGAGATGTTGGTGATATCGCCACTGGTGATCATCATTTTGGCGGGTATCGTCGGCATCGTCATCAGTTTGACGACGGAGTCCATGCGCACGACTGCTCGTTCTCAGCTACAAAACGAAGTGCAGGCTGTACTGGACCGTATGGAAGAAGATGTGCGCACTAGTCTGGTTATCAATCCTGATTCATCATTTGCGCTAAGTACCAATAATTTTGTCACCAATAAAAACCCGCTAGCAACCGACCGGCGGCTGGTTAAAAAGGATTGTTCAGTGGCGAGCGCTGGGCTACTTCTCGAAGAAGCCTTGTCATACAACCTGGAGTATTCAGTCTCCGGCTCAAAGCTCATGAGAAAAGTTTCCATGAATGCGTGCCAAACGTCGCCAAATACCTGGCAGCGTCCAAAGACAGAAACCGTGATGTCGTCAAATTCTGCAACTGATTTACAGATTGATTATATCAATATTTCCAGTTCTGAACCGAGCGCTGTCAGGATTAAATTGACCGCTAAACGCCAAGTTGCAGGTAGTGAAATCAGCTACACTGGCATCATGTATGCCAGGTCACTCAACGCACAATGA
- a CDS encoding type IV pilus modification PilV family protein encodes MKKGFTVVELMITLFVASLFIISGYQLYQVVVFRGSDARKLSEASTLAYEVLRSEGTYQEISQLCFGSSHPEQTITRNNALLGTVNITLKRCRVQPNVGVMRVTATAKYDNPAKEVSHAVYVSQ; translated from the coding sequence ATGAAAAAAGGTTTTACGGTTGTTGAGCTGATGATTACATTGTTTGTTGCATCACTTTTTATCATCAGTGGCTACCAGCTGTACCAGGTGGTAGTGTTTCGCGGTAGCGATGCCCGCAAATTATCGGAGGCTAGCACTTTGGCGTACGAAGTGCTGCGGTCTGAAGGCACCTATCAAGAGATATCGCAACTCTGTTTTGGTTCATCTCACCCTGAACAGACCATCACTCGTAACAATGCGCTGCTCGGAACGGTAAATATCACGCTCAAGCGTTGCCGTGTTCAGCCAAACGTTGGCGTGATGCGCGTGACGGCCACTGCCAAGTATGACAATCCAGCAAAGGAAGTTTCTCATGCGGTCTATGTCTCACAGTAA
- a CDS encoding AAA family ATPase, protein MNIEPVIRYGSHRSQKARFSVRFGDVWHLLLGLCSLAMILLGCWSVIHHGPVGWLLVGMSGPFVMLTIWWQGDLKTAEMSKHPTTLDDVMAADLLGQLSKNPTPQELVLAISKTRAGQFLAVRLGLTPNFLSNIASDDPRMTDAIWQAALDIWQETNSPKVTGAVVAAAIVKVFPSHDAILASLKLDFQDVLEGIRWYERLKALVEDFKEKPLRTGGIARDWSFGYTPLLSRFAQNLSQQVSGGTIMTRLDAHTDVLDQMLQIFNTGGRQNVALVGPDGVGKSTLIAAFAEMLIDGHKEVPSNLLYQQVFLLDASALISVAGGRGELEQLVTRLLNEAFASKNVILCLENAQLFFEEGVGSVDMSNLLLPVLEAGRLRIILSLDQQRFLQISQRNTQLAHALNTLAVQPTDRAETMKIMRDQLISFEHQFSVTYMLQALNEAYRVGDRYVQDLAMPGRALKVLESTASISKGGLITAQSVDDAAEKTMGIKIAAASGGDEREKLLNLESLIHQRMINQSRAVSVVSDAIRRARAGVRNLDRPIGTFLFLGPTGVGKTELSKALAEVYFGGEGNLVRLDLNEFVRAEDVARLIADGANDPLSLTAQVQKAPFSVVLLDEIEKAHPQVLTTLLQLLDEGILRDEKNREVSFRDCIVIATSNAGADRIREYIERGYQLEQFEQTFINELINANLFRPEFLNRFDEIVLFRPLGKAELLQVIDLILAGVNRTLEPQKIQVAVEPEGKQLLVDAGYDPRLGARPMRRVVQRAVENTVAKQLLAGTVTPGSTTIITAEQIRAAVGEAPSDRQIG, encoded by the coding sequence ATGAATATTGAGCCGGTAATTCGCTATGGTAGTCATCGGTCACAAAAAGCACGATTTTCTGTTCGGTTTGGTGACGTGTGGCATTTGCTGCTTGGTCTGTGTAGCCTGGCGATGATTTTGCTGGGCTGTTGGTCAGTGATACATCACGGGCCAGTTGGTTGGCTTTTGGTGGGGATGAGCGGTCCGTTTGTCATGTTGACTATTTGGTGGCAGGGCGACCTCAAAACTGCTGAGATGAGTAAGCATCCGACGACGCTTGATGATGTTATGGCTGCTGATCTGCTGGGTCAATTGAGTAAAAATCCAACGCCACAAGAGCTGGTGCTGGCTATTTCAAAAACTCGGGCTGGTCAATTTTTGGCAGTGCGCCTTGGGCTGACGCCAAACTTCCTGAGTAATATTGCGTCCGATGATCCACGGATGACCGACGCCATCTGGCAAGCAGCACTTGACATCTGGCAGGAGACCAATAGTCCCAAAGTGACTGGTGCAGTTGTGGCTGCGGCTATTGTGAAAGTGTTCCCGAGCCACGACGCGATTTTGGCAAGTTTGAAGCTTGATTTTCAGGACGTATTGGAGGGAATTCGCTGGTATGAGCGACTGAAAGCGCTGGTTGAAGATTTCAAAGAAAAACCGCTGCGCACTGGCGGTATAGCGCGGGATTGGTCGTTTGGCTATACGCCGCTACTCAGTCGATTTGCCCAAAACCTGAGTCAGCAAGTGTCGGGCGGGACGATCATGACGCGTTTGGATGCACACACTGATGTGTTGGATCAAATGCTACAGATTTTCAATACAGGTGGTCGTCAAAATGTCGCTTTGGTTGGTCCAGATGGTGTCGGTAAGAGTACGCTCATTGCGGCATTTGCAGAAATGCTAATCGATGGACATAAGGAAGTGCCGTCCAATTTGCTATATCAGCAAGTCTTCTTGCTGGATGCGTCAGCGTTGATTTCTGTAGCTGGCGGTCGTGGTGAGTTGGAGCAGTTAGTAACGAGACTGCTCAATGAAGCGTTTGCCTCAAAAAATGTTATCTTGTGTTTGGAAAATGCCCAGCTGTTTTTTGAAGAGGGTGTCGGTTCGGTGGATATGAGCAATTTGCTATTGCCCGTTTTGGAAGCTGGTCGCCTGCGTATTATTCTGTCTCTGGATCAGCAGCGATTTTTGCAAATTTCTCAACGTAACACCCAGCTGGCTCATGCGTTAAATACGCTAGCAGTCCAGCCGACGGATCGTGCTGAAACCATGAAAATTATGCGCGACCAATTGATTTCCTTTGAACATCAATTTAGCGTGACGTACATGTTGCAGGCGCTCAATGAAGCGTATCGAGTTGGTGATCGCTACGTCCAAGATTTGGCTATGCCAGGGCGAGCGCTGAAAGTATTGGAATCAACCGCCAGCATCTCCAAAGGTGGTCTCATCACCGCGCAGTCAGTGGATGATGCGGCGGAAAAAACCATGGGCATCAAGATCGCTGCGGCCTCTGGCGGCGATGAACGTGAAAAGTTGTTAAATCTTGAGTCATTGATTCACCAGCGCATGATCAACCAATCACGTGCCGTTTCGGTGGTGTCCGACGCCATCCGTCGAGCGCGCGCTGGCGTGAGAAATCTTGATCGCCCCATCGGTACTTTCCTGTTTTTGGGGCCAACTGGTGTTGGTAAAACTGAGTTGTCAAAAGCCTTGGCAGAAGTATACTTTGGGGGCGAGGGTAATTTGGTGCGACTGGACCTAAACGAATTTGTTCGTGCTGAAGACGTGGCTCGTTTGATCGCGGACGGAGCTAATGATCCGCTGAGCTTGACAGCTCAGGTACAAAAAGCGCCGTTTTCAGTAGTGTTGCTTGATGAGATAGAAAAGGCGCACCCGCAAGTGCTGACGACGTTGTTGCAGCTGCTTGACGAAGGTATTTTGCGTGATGAGAAAAACCGAGAAGTGAGTTTTCGCGATTGCATTGTCATCGCTACGTCAAATGCTGGTGCTGACCGCATCCGTGAATACATCGAGCGTGGCTATCAGCTAGAACAATTTGAACAAACCTTTATCAATGAACTAATCAACGCCAATTTGTTCCGCCCCGAGTTTCTGAACCGATTTGATGAAATTGTCCTATTCCGCCCGCTAGGCAAAGCTGAACTATTGCAAGTTATCGACTTGATTTTGGCGGGAGTTAACCGTACGCTGGAGCCTCAGAAAATTCAAGTTGCCGTTGAGCCCGAAGGAAAACAGCTGCTCGTTGATGCTGGATACGACCCACGCCTTGGTGCGCGACCCATGCGCCGCGTAGTGCAGCGCGCTGTCGAAAATACTGTTGCCAAGCAGCTGTTGGCAGGCACAGTTACGCCAGGTAGTACAACTATCATCACTGCTGAGCAAATTCGTGCGGCAGTAGGTGAAGCCCCGAGCGACCGTCAAATTGGTTAG
- the murB gene encoding UDP-N-acetylmuramate dehydrogenase gives MNISTDISLKQYTTMQVGGNARFLTEATAVEEIPRIYHDAQSRRLPVFVLGGGSNVIAKDEGFEGVVLLNRIKGFEVMSEDEESVTLKIGAGEVWDEVVARTVDMGLSGIEAMSAIPGTAGAAPVQNVGAYGQEIADTLVEVEAYDSATDAMVVLPAEACHFSYRHSIFRGSQMGRYCITAITIRLSRRAPQPPFYAGLQRYLDEHHITDYTPAAIRQAVIAIRHDKLPDPTVTPNSGSFFKNAMVSQEMLDAIRQTHPDVPNYAMPDGTYKIPTGWLIDQAGFRGKELHNMKIHDKNALVLTNPHAATYHDLESARQAIIQAVYDQFHVRIEQEPLEL, from the coding sequence ATGAATATTTCCACAGACATTTCTCTCAAACAATACACCACCATGCAGGTGGGTGGTAACGCACGCTTTTTGACAGAAGCCACGGCAGTGGAGGAGATTCCACGGATATATCACGATGCTCAGTCGCGCCGGCTACCAGTTTTTGTGTTGGGCGGTGGCAGTAATGTGATCGCCAAAGATGAAGGTTTTGAGGGTGTTGTGCTACTCAATCGTATCAAGGGCTTTGAGGTTATGTCAGAAGATGAGGAATCAGTAACGCTCAAAATTGGCGCTGGTGAAGTTTGGGACGAAGTGGTGGCGCGAACAGTGGATATGGGCCTGAGCGGCATTGAGGCAATGTCTGCCATCCCTGGTACGGCTGGAGCTGCGCCAGTACAGAACGTTGGTGCCTATGGGCAGGAGATAGCAGATACCCTGGTAGAAGTTGAGGCGTATGATTCAGCTACAGACGCCATGGTTGTGTTGCCTGCTGAGGCGTGTCATTTTTCTTACCGCCACAGTATTTTCCGTGGCTCACAGATGGGTCGCTACTGCATTACGGCCATCACTATTCGTTTGTCGCGCCGCGCTCCGCAGCCGCCGTTTTACGCTGGTTTGCAGCGATATCTCGATGAGCATCACATCACCGATTACACCCCAGCAGCCATCCGTCAGGCAGTGATTGCCATTCGGCACGACAAACTGCCTGATCCAACCGTGACGCCTAACAGCGGCTCATTCTTTAAGAATGCCATGGTCAGTCAAGAGATGCTGGATGCGATTCGTCAAACTCACCCTGATGTGCCAAACTACGCTATGCCAGATGGGACTTATAAAATTCCGACTGGTTGGCTGATCGATCAAGCGGGCTTCCGCGGCAAAGAGCTTCACAACATGAAAATTCATGACAAAAACGCGTTAGTACTGACCAATCCTCATGCCGCAACCTATCATGACCTCGAATCTGCTCGCCAAGCCATCATCCAGGCAGTGTATGATCAATTTCACGTCCGCATTGAGCAAGAGCCATTAGAATTATAG
- a CDS encoding MurT ligase domain-containing protein produces MIRHMITTAIGKAVRGGMRLRGGGSALPGLVVEKIDSGFIPRALQDLPYGVVVVSGTNGKTTTTKIVVELLEAAGLKVFTNRTGSNFSRGVAAALLGEVNRRGKLDADIAVLELDEAWAVKFVQQVQPKYSLLLNVMRDQLDRFGEIDTAAGFLEKIAAATTERVVLNRDDPRVFRIHEKTSAAATYFGLTTDLLRLMPTDDSLKTGDAVANESVPAEVVLTAVAEQGAEFLIDGTRHRTEVALSGVYNLLNAAAALALVRAIVPEAPIPVLLEALSKVKPAFGRGETITYNGTSIDLLLVKNPSGFRLSLLSFGKRQRQTMIAINDNYADGRDMSWLWDVDFSVLEDVSVVSGVRAYDMALRLSYDEVAVGTVEQDLAKALDEFLAHEPTEPKQIFCSYTAMTTLRRLLSEKTDVEDIS; encoded by the coding sequence ATGATTCGACACATGATAACAACCGCTATCGGCAAAGCTGTTCGCGGCGGCATGAGATTACGCGGTGGTGGCTCGGCTCTACCTGGACTGGTGGTAGAAAAAATCGACTCAGGCTTCATCCCTCGCGCCCTACAAGATTTACCCTACGGCGTGGTCGTAGTGTCAGGAACCAACGGCAAAACCACGACAACAAAAATTGTCGTAGAGCTGTTGGAAGCGGCAGGCCTCAAAGTCTTCACTAACCGCACTGGTAGTAATTTCTCTCGTGGTGTGGCGGCAGCACTGTTGGGCGAGGTCAACCGGCGAGGCAAATTGGACGCTGATATCGCAGTCCTAGAACTGGATGAGGCCTGGGCTGTTAAATTTGTGCAACAGGTGCAGCCAAAATATTCGCTGCTACTCAACGTCATGCGTGACCAGCTGGACCGATTTGGCGAGATAGACACGGCAGCCGGTTTTTTGGAAAAAATTGCGGCAGCCACCACCGAACGTGTAGTTTTGAATCGTGACGATCCACGGGTCTTTCGCATCCATGAAAAAACCTCGGCAGCAGCAACCTATTTTGGTTTAACGACTGACCTGTTGCGACTGATGCCGACCGATGATTCCCTGAAGACTGGTGATGCTGTAGCCAATGAATCGGTACCTGCAGAAGTGGTACTCACAGCTGTAGCGGAACAAGGCGCTGAGTTCTTGATAGATGGCACACGTCACAGAACTGAGGTCGCGCTTAGTGGTGTATATAACCTGTTGAATGCGGCGGCGGCCTTGGCGCTCGTTCGAGCCATCGTGCCAGAAGCACCAATTCCTGTCTTACTGGAGGCATTGTCAAAAGTCAAACCAGCGTTCGGTCGCGGTGAGACCATCACCTATAACGGTACGTCCATTGATTTACTATTAGTGAAAAATCCCAGCGGCTTTCGACTCAGTCTCCTGTCATTTGGTAAGCGACAACGCCAGACTATGATCGCCATCAATGATAATTATGCTGACGGTCGCGACATGAGTTGGCTGTGGGATGTTGATTTTTCTGTGCTGGAAGATGTCAGCGTCGTTAGCGGTGTTCGAGCCTATGACATGGCACTGCGGCTAAGTTATGACGAAGTGGCCGTTGGTACTGTCGAACAGGATTTGGCAAAAGCGCTGGATGAATTTTTGGCACACGAGCCGACGGAGCCAAAACAGATTTTTTGTAGCTATACTGCCATGACCACCCTACGGCGATTACTCAGCGAAAAAACAGATGTGGAGGATATCTCATGA
- a CDS encoding type IV pilin protein has translation MSRRTGFTVVEVIIVMAIMAILLAIGTVSFRSYQVSTRDKTREGDITTIQNYLESLYPRELRDSSNNIIKSAGSYPAHAVNGAGGSAMTDALFDQIFSELPDAAKKGPLPGEKFVSAGVLQYGSHSTPLNRSMLMSYTSDYNTHKPSGYANGAYAYFAINRSGNRCITLTDECQGYIIMYHLEGQPLEWKIVEKSR, from the coding sequence ATGAGTCGACGAACTGGTTTCACGGTTGTGGAAGTGATTATCGTGATGGCTATCATGGCTATTTTACTAGCCATCGGTACCGTTAGTTTTCGGTCATATCAAGTTTCAACTCGTGACAAAACGCGTGAGGGTGATATCACGACCATTCAAAATTATCTAGAATCATTATATCCTCGCGAACTGCGCGACTCGTCAAACAATATCATCAAATCTGCTGGTAGCTATCCAGCGCATGCGGTCAATGGTGCGGGCGGTAGCGCCATGACTGACGCACTTTTCGATCAAATATTTTCCGAACTACCAGATGCTGCAAAGAAGGGTCCGCTGCCAGGAGAGAAGTTTGTCTCCGCTGGTGTTTTGCAGTATGGATCACACTCGACCCCACTAAATCGTTCAATGCTGATGTCGTATACGAGCGACTACAATACTCATAAACCATCAGGTTACGCCAACGGTGCGTACGCGTATTTTGCTATCAACCGTTCAGGCAACCGCTGTATCACCTTGACTGACGAATGTCAGGGCTATATCATCATGTATCATCTCGAGGGGCAGCCCCTTGAGTGGAAAATAGTGGAGAAAAGCCGGTGA
- a CDS encoding type IV pilin protein, translated as MISSNKTKGFTLVELLIVIVVIAILAAISIVAYNGVTQKARDDERQSNARNLVNAAASYNSEKDAWPAHSDLLTFETVKLSGAAADTTKVSATADPNTDHDKYKYTVCQDGGKPSGVKVEYYKQVAGNNDPAGVKSITTGKC; from the coding sequence ATGATTTCTTCAAACAAAACTAAAGGTTTCACACTTGTTGAGCTCTTGATCGTGATCGTTGTTATCGCGATTTTGGCAGCAATCTCAATCGTTGCCTACAACGGTGTGACACAAAAAGCACGTGACGACGAACGTCAATCAAACGCACGCAACCTCGTCAACGCAGCAGCATCTTACAACTCAGAGAAAGACGCGTGGCCTGCACACTCAGACCTTCTCACATTTGAGACTGTCAAACTAAGCGGTGCAGCTGCTGATACAACCAAGGTTAGTGCAACAGCTGACCCAAACACTGACCACGACAAATACAAGTACACGGTATGTCAGGACGGTGGTAAACCTTCTGGTGTCAAAGTTGAGTACTACAAGCAAGTTGCTGGTAACAACGATCCTGCTGGTGTAAAGAGCATTACTACTGGTAAATGTTAG